A portion of the Archocentrus centrarchus isolate MPI-CPG fArcCen1 chromosome 19, fArcCen1, whole genome shotgun sequence genome contains these proteins:
- the LOC115797823 gene encoding neoverrucotoxin subunit beta-like, with amino-acid sequence MASDILEVAALGRLFTLGMLYDARTDKLIPGLTLWEAKTLQEKSVENDQHSSEPEVSATDSIDKKSSLLDVSASLKASFLSGLISVEGSAKYLNYRKKSHHRSRVTLQYKATTKFKQLMLTPDETKNTKQAEDVKNLATHVVTGILYGANAFFVFDSEKLDAGSIQDIQGSMQAVIEKIPSFNVDGKVDIKLSAKEKAVTDKFTCKFYGDFILESNPATFEDAVKTYIQLPKLLGEHKDNGVPLKVTLMPLKNLHPEAAEMMTEISAGLVRKAQDTLKELHNLEIKCNDLLEDRVMKSFPQIQEKLKRFQELCKDFRSSLQQTMAKKLPSIRAGEEDMQELVKVFNDRYKSPFSQEKLTKWIKDEEREITIIRYFVDMMERTKIISDQSELDREVFNPRVEEVLCFVFTSLKSTDPYLQNMSDYLDKPKSQDTEEITPSTQDQWYFSDEVIAKMKKKAKAVKENRKLSFFITAIANDKYQGGSIYHYRKNVLVTDDYSGPDVIDVENVTNRGALTWYACDLTLDPNTANYKLILSEGNQKATHREKQLYPDHPERFDTLPQVLCKEALTGRCYWEVELSVNNGTDAAAAVCYKTVERKGEGRFCGFGWNNMSWSLGHKWEPKPTFYSEHVGVTNNYPVPPACCPRLGVFLDWPAGTLSYYIVSFNKLSHIHTFRTKFSEPVFPAFKLWTKNSYMFLRL; translated from the exons ATGGCCTCAGATATTCTGGAGGTGGCTGCTCTGGGTCGGCTTTTCACCTTAGGGATGCTCTATGATGCTCGGACAGATAAACTCATCCCAG GTCTCACACTGTGGGAGGCTAAAACTCTGCAGGAAAAGTCAGTGGAGAATGATCAGCACAGCAGTGAGCCTGAAGTCAGTGCGACTGATTCCATTGACAAAAAGTCCTCTCTGCTGGATGTCAGTGCTTCCCTGAAGGCCAGTTTCTTGAGTGGCCTGATCAGTGTTGAAGGATCAGCCAAATATCTGAATTACAGGAAGAAATCTCACCATCGGAGCCGAGTCACTCTTCAGTACAAAGCTACCACCAAGTTCAAACAGCTGATGTTGACTCCTGATGAAACCAAGAACACTAAACAAGCAGAAGATGTGAAGAATTTGGCAACACATGTAGTCACAGGAATCCTTTATGGAGCAaatgctttctttgtgtttgacaGTGAGAAGTTAGATGCTGGCAGCATTCAGGACATCCAGGGCAGCATGCAAGCTGTGATAGAGAAGATTCCCTCATTTAATGTTGATGGGAAAGTTGACATCAAGCTGAGTGCTAAAGAAAAAGCTGTGACTGATAAATTCACCTGCAAATTCTATGGAGACTTCATTCTTGAAAGCAACCCTGCAACATTTGAAGATGCAGTGAAGACCTACATCCAACTTCCAAAACTACTGGGAGAACACAAAGATAATGGTGTTCCACTGAAGGTCACACTGATGCCACTGAAGAATTTACATCCAGAAGCTGCTGAGATGATGACAGAGATCAGTGCTGGACTTGTTAGAAAGGCTCAAGATACTCTGAAGGAGCTCCATAACCTGGAAATAAAATGCAACGATCTGCTGGAGGACAGAGTGATGAAAAGCTTTCCACAGATACAAGAAAAGTTGAAAAGATTCCAGGAGCTCTGCAAGGATTTTAGATCTTCACTCCAACAGACAATGGCCAAAAAACTTCCCTCCATCAGGGCAGGTGAGGAAGATATGCAGGAATTAGTGAAAGTCTTTAATGACAGATACAAGTCACCGTTCAGTCAGGAGAAATTAACCAAGTGGATCAaagatgaagagagagaaatCACCATCATCAGGTACTTTGTAGAcatgatggagagaacaaagaTCATCTCAGATCAGTCTGAGCTGGACAGAGAGGTGTTTAATCCAAGAGTAGAGGAagttctctgctttgttttcaccTCCCTGAAATCCACTGACCCATATCTGCAGAACATGTCTGACTACTTGGATAAACCTAAATCCCAAGATACTGAGGAAATCACTCCATCTACCCAGGACCAATGGTACTTCTCAGATGAAGTGATagccaaaatgaaaaaaaaggcaaaagctGTGAAGGAGAACAGGAAATTATCTTTCTTTATAACAGCCATTGCAAATGACAAATACCAAGGAGGAAGTATCTACCACTACAGGAAGAACGTCCTGGTCACGGATGATTACTCAGGGCCTGATGTCATTGATGTGGAAAATGTAACAAACAGAGGAGCTCTGACGTGGT atgCCTGTGATCTCACcctggatccaaacacagcaaactaCAAACTCATTCTGTCTGAAGGAAACCAGAAGGCGACACATAGAGAGAAGCAGCTGTATCCTGACCATCCTGAGAGGTTTGATACTTTGCCTCAGGTTCTGTGCAAAGAGGCTCTGACTGgacgctgttactgggaggtggagttgAGCGTGAACAACGGAAccgatgctgctgctgctgtttgctacAAAACAGTTGAGAGGAAAGGGGAGGGTAGATTTTGTGGGTTTGGGTGGAATAACATGTCTTGGTCTTTGGGCCACAAGTGGGAACCAAAACCAACTTTCTATTCAGAGCATGTTGGGGTGACCAATAATTACCCTGTTCCTCCTGCCTGCTGCCCCCGACTGGGGGTGTTTCTGGATTGGCCTGCAGGCACTCTGTCCTACTATATAGTCTCATTTAATAAACTAAGCCACATTCACACCTTCAGAACCAAATTCTCTGAGCCCGTTTTTCCTGCCTTCAAGCTTTGGActaaaaacagttacatgttcCTCCGTTTGTAA